Below is a genomic region from Henckelia pumila isolate YLH828 chromosome 3, ASM3356847v2, whole genome shotgun sequence.
acccatattattttagacccgacccggaccacttgacccgacccggatccaccaacACCCAATCACCCGAAACCCTAGCCTTCCTTTTCCCTTGCCACGGTCGCCGCGTGCAGCAGTCCTTTAGGGACTGCTGCCGCctcgctccggccgcccctggccggagcgccgccgcccggacgtagcccacgtccgggcggaccgAACCTAGCCTAGCCCCTGTCCCCATGCAGCCTAGCCAAAGAAGCCGACGCCGCCTTCCACCAAGCCCTAAGCTGCGCAGAAAATCGGGCAGACATGGCATGGTTCGAACCAGACCAAACCTAGCCCGTTCCAGCCCGCGTCTGGCCCTACCcttcgaccctagggaccccaaaGAACCCCTCTAACCGTGGACCAGCAGCCCACCTAGCCATGGACAtgaaaacgtgagcatgcaaTCACAAATGTCAATACCGAGAGCATTAGAGGAGGAAAAATCGAAAACTTGCTGTCAAATATGATCGATTCTAATGTTACACACCCACACgcatacatacactgatataggtTTAAAAAGTGAATAGAAACATGCCTTAATACCGATTTGTAGAGTTAGAAGCGTGTACGACGGgtttcgggacgacgggacgacgacggaatgccttggcttgcttggaaccttcgaaataatggctatggtgttcttggagaTTGGTTTGGTGAAGAAGAAGATGGTGGTGACGGCTGATGGGGGAGGAGAGGATCGGCTAGTAGGGTttggtagattaggttttatttttaggttaattacaatataggttaaataattaaataaaaaggttttaaataattaatatacaacttaaacccttaattaaactttaaaaataagataacataaaataaatctcgaattattaatttaggggaattttaaaaatactaaaaagtcaatattttgactaattttggataaaaatgacccctaaaattaacttaaaattttgggataataaaactcaaaataatattttaaggctccaaaaaggctcataaaataatttggctagaaagttgtcatctcgtccgtccacggtcccgtctacgcgattaaataataaaatactaaaaatcataaaaatcactaattatgggttaaatgcttaaaaataaattaaatcatgcataaataattcacataattatttaacccataaatcataaatttaaataattaaatatcctaattatgtaGGCGGATTTaggtaattaaaaataccgggtgttacaatagttgaggagggtttaaaagatttcatatgtactgctcatatcaaaaaggtgcatcttcttttcgggagctcatcacataagaactccaaagttaagcgtgcttgatttggggcaattataggatgggtgaccccctgggaagttttccagggtgcgtgtgagtgaggacataagcacgctgaaaagacacgtcttgatacagtggggcgttacaaatggtatcagagccgacctctcttagtacggtatggttcggggacgaaccaagcggaagctggtgggcatgtgacgcccggggctgaggaggcagggagtgatcgccggtgccaagaggttgcacggacaatgagcggctcctggtaggcttctaggcggagggagacatgaatgaaccgattccgtgccggaatgagaggggattctgagactgtgtaggtatgggactacatagttgaggagggtttaaaacatttcatatgtactgctcatatcaagaagatacatcttcttttcgggagctcatcaaataagaactccaaagttaagcgtgcttgacttggggcaattataggatgggtgaccccctgggaagttttccagggtgcgtgtgagtgaggacataagcacgttgaaaagacacgtcttgatacagtggggcgttacagaaATATTCTTTCATGGAAAATTCATCTTGACATGAAATTCAAGTCAATCTTGTCGATGACAACGCTTTAGAGTTTATAATGCAATCTCCCAATATACGTATATTGTATTTGTACGTGGAAGCAAACCAAATTGACCATCACGTTGGTCATGTCGACCAAGAATCGGATATTTTATACGTCACCGAAGGAATGGACAACATGTATCTTTATCCTGAAAGTGGATCGTGGGATCAATATATCGCCGACACATGCGAACCTGATCCTGAAAGTTGGCCGCAAAGTACGCGTGTTTGGGAACAAAATTGTGGTGAAGCAAATTGGAAtcagaaattcaaaattttgtgccATGTGTTGATGATCCTAGGAGTGAAAACAAAGATGTCCAAAGAAGCGATACAGAGTCAGAGATATCATACGAGGAgtctgaggaagaagatgatgcCGATGTTGAAGATGTGAATGATGATGTACATGTGAATATCCATGCAAATATTGATGAGGGAACATCATCTCGTCCACCACCTCGTCAGAAATTACAGATACAAGATGTTACATTCTTTTCTACCACTTCTGATACCATCTTTCTTCAATACATATTTTGGAGAAGATattcctgattctattggcGTACCTCATGACATGCGGACAAGATACTATAATGAGGAGAGAGGAAAACTATGTGTAAACATGGTTTTCAAGAATAAAAATGATCTGATTGCATCTGTGAAGGATTTTCGGTCAGAGTTTCTAGGCGTGAATATCTTGTTGTTGAGATCACATGCATTTTGTGGAAAATTCAATGCAAAAATGATTCTTCCACCGTCAGATGTCGTTGGTGTCTTCGCGCATCTTTCAAGGAGAAAACAGGTTATTGGAAAATAACCAGATATGGTGGGCCTCATACATGTATATCAACCAACGTCGGCGTAGATCATCACAACTTGAATAGCAATATGGTTGCACATACATTATTGGGCATTGTACGATGTGATCCTTCGTTTGAGATTAAATATATAACAGAGAGTGTGAAAGATAAATATGGATATCAAATCTCGTATACGAAGGCGTGGCGGAGTTTGAAACGTGCAGTGGAAATTGTTTATGAAAATTGGGAGAGCTCTGTTCAATTACTACCGAAATATATGCGTGCTCTTTGCAAATACAATCTTGGAACAATTGTCGACTGGAAGCATCTCAGAAACAATGAAGAAATAAAAACATTGAACTATTGTTTTTGGGCGTTCAAGCCGTGTACTAATGGTTTTCGACACTGTCGAAAAATCATTAGTGTCGATGGTACACATTTGTACACAAAGTTCAAACACAAAATGTTGATCGTTGTCACTTTGGATGCTAACAATCAAGTGCTACCACTGGCTTTTGCAATTGTGGATGAAGAAACGTCTGATTCCGGAAAATGGTTTTTGAAAAATGTTGGTCGGCATGTTATATGTGGTGAAAATGGTGTGTGTCTAATATATGATAGGCACAAGGGAATCGTGCGAGCCGTTGAAGATCTACCCTATTTCAAACCTCCACAAGGTATGCATCGTTTTTGTTTGAGGCGCGTGTGCTCAAATTTTAATTCCATGTTCAAAGATGTGCATTTGAAAGATTTATGCTGGGAAGCAGGGAGTCAACATCAAATTTGTAAATTTGATGCAACAAGAgacaattaaaaacaaaaatattttggcaCACAGATATTTGGATGTAATATCAAAGGAATAATGGAGTATGGCCCATGGCAGAGGTTGGCGTCGTGGAGTGATGACGACCAACATGTCCGAGTGCTTAAACAGTGTGTTGAAGGGAGCTCGTAGACTGCCTATATCTGCAATAGTACACTTGACCCTTCTGAGATGTGTCCAATACTTCATTGAACGTGTGACGAAAGACCAACGTATGGTTCAGGAAAATCAACTGCGGTCGGATTATGCACGACGAAAGTATGAGGAATTGGCGAAGAAATCTAGTGAACACcgtgttgtcaaatatgatgtACGATCACAAACTGCTCAGGTTGCGACCGGAGGAAGGCCAAGTCGCGGCCAACACATGCAAGTGGTGAGAATATCAACAATAGATTGTTCATGTGGTAAATGGACAATTTTCGGCATCCCGTGTTCTCATGTTATTTTCACCGCTAAATGACACTCGTTAGATCCCACGACACTTGTGCAGCCATGGTACAATATATATATCGGAGTACCTCACAACGTATGAAGGAAGATTTGAACCTCTTGCAGATGAAAGATATTGAAATTGTCCTACCTTTGAGTTGCAACACAACCCAGTTAGACGCAAAAGAAGAAAAGCAAGTAGGGATACAACGACTCGACTAAAAAACGAGATGGACAGGCCGATAGCGAGAGAGAGACAACAAGAAAAACGAACAGGTATAAACTTTGGAAATCTAATTTGTTGCTAAAAATATATTGTGTAATATATCTTAAATTGTATATGTCtattttttgtatttcaggagcATCAAATGAACGTGGACTATAGATTGCGTGACGAAAAAtgtataacagataaatgtttgtAGGAAGCATATGCGTTTTATAATTTTGTCATATAACGTATGCATTTGAATAAGATATGTATTTGATATTGGTTTAAATGCATTTATCTATTACAATACTAGCATTCTTCTTCATATTGGTTTGAATCAACTTAAtaaagtatttaaaataattgtgGTGTAATTAAACAAAACTCATatggaaagaaaaaaaacaaaaatcacaTGCATAACTAATTATCAATTATTAcaacacaaaaaaatatatcatgatTGTTCATGACAATTGCAGTTATACAAATGACCATCGGTACCATAAGCAGGTGGTCTACGTGACTACGTCTACGTTGTCCTCTACGCACAACAGGAGCATCAACAATTTCTTCACTCCTCTCTTGTTGCTCAATTGAATAACCAGGGAATATTACAGGTGACAGAACGTTTCTTTCAGGAGCCAGAGTATGCGTTGACCAGTATTAAAAAGATCTGTAAAACTTTGGATATTTTCACAaagattattaaaattattacaaaatgaatttgtaatttatacaatgctaatatttttcaaatattacCGTGCACCATAAGGAgcatatgaaatatttttctcgAATTCATTTTGAGGCACGATCAGAGATAATCCATtcatatcaagattaacaaatgTAATCCTGCTCCATACCCATACCTATCATCAGTAATAAAGtaaattagaaattaatataatgtGATTAGATGAACTTAAATTTATACCTGTAGGATAAATAGAGGCCCAGATATTATAGCTTTTTCTATCCGTGTTGCATTGCATAACTCACGATATAGGAATGCCAGAACTGCACTTCCCCAACTATAAGATCTGATGCGTTCAATATCCCGAAGTAGTTGCAAAAAAATTAATCTAACAGATTCTCCTTGATAATCTGGAACCATGATTCCTCCAATAATCATTAATGCTACACAATGGGTATATTTTACGACATCTATGTCTGGACTATTATCATCGATACGTGCAGCCATGCAATACTCATATAAAGCGGTTATCGATAAGTGACCACCTTTGAAATGCGACGTCAGTGGCGTAAATCccaataaattcaaacatatatgCTGCCACTCTTCAACTCTGTGTGAAACATCTATACCAATTATAGGCTCACCATCAATAGGCAGACCCCAAATAATGGAAATATCCTGTAAAGTGATGGTTGCTTCACCACATCTAAAATGAAAGGTATGTGTTTCATGTCGCCATCGTTCAACCAAAGCAGTAATTAAATGATTATCATATCGTCGAGATCCACACATCAAAACACCATAAAACCCCAtgttatttaaatatgcaaTCACACGACTGTGCAGACCATGATCATTAAATAACTGCCAAATCAAATTATCTGATTGTTTGACTCGAACTATGTCATCAATTGTTTTTGTAGAAACTGCTGACGACATATGTGTTGCTTGTAAATATAGCACACTGAAATCTATTGACCCTCGATTTGTTGTCATCCTGACAAATATACTAACAATTATATAATGCAAACCAATAAACACATattataaaattacaaaataacaaaacataaaaataaaataaaatataataaattttaatctatgcatataacaatatatgtctatatgcatatatatctaATATAATAACGATAACaataaagtatatatatatatatatatatatatatatttcaatctaataatatatattctatatttatatagtaTATCAATAATAAGgtaatatatatgcatatatatctaatataataacaataacaataataaagtttatatatatatatataaagtttatatatatatatatatatatatatatatatatatatactagtgcACACCTATCATgccactaccatgcccaccaatgatgtggaaCTATTCTATTGGATATGATAAAGATGTGGTcaaatagaatagtgccacatcattggtgggcatggtagtgggcatgataggtgggcacttgaaagaaactctatatatatatatattagtcttttaatatatatatatataattctatatttatatatattataagattaaaataataacaatacgtAACATAACTATCCTTTACAATACATAatacatttaatttttattatattaatatagtatatttaattataaaaaagaagaaatttgaaacatatactaaaacatattattaaaataaacctaaaattcaaaataatgcttaaaaaataattCTGAAAAATAATCCATACCTCCAAATGACTTTTTTTAGTATCTAcaatcaataattaaacatatttCAATTATAGGAACTCAATTGAACCAAAACACCCAAATTTCAAAACCTTAATCTCGAATTTACCTCcaagttttgaaatagagcttCAACCAACCTAAATATCTTCCTCCTAGCTTAAACAACGATCGGCTGCGGTGAACGACGGTGAAAAAACACGGTTGGTCGGACGATCTTTCCGAGAGGGCGAAAAAAACTCGAAAAATTTGTGTAAAAAAAACTCTCGTTGCAAGAATTCCGAAACTACTCTCGGATTTGCAATCTGACGAACGATGACGGAGAAATCTAC
It encodes:
- the LOC140888444 gene encoding protein MAINTENANCE OF MERISTEMS-like, whose product is MGFYGVLMCGSRRYDNHLITALVERWRHETHTFHFRCGEATITLQDISIIWGLPIDGEPIIGIDVSHRVEEWQHICLNLLGFTPLTSHFKGGHLSITALYEYCMAARIDDNSPDIDVVKYTHCVALMIIGGIMVPDYQGESVRLIFLQLLRDIERIRSYSWGSAVLAFLYRELCNATRIEKAIISGPLFILQVWVWSRITFVNLDMNGLSLIVPQNEFEKNISYAPYGAR